The following are encoded together in the Oncorhynchus gorbuscha isolate QuinsamMale2020 ecotype Even-year unplaced genomic scaffold, OgorEven_v1.0 Un_scaffold_2931, whole genome shotgun sequence genome:
- the LOC124027075 gene encoding fibroblast growth factor 7-like gives MPRWMPLPCNLPNLLSALYLHIIFLLGSVCVVCSNCTPEQLAAIMNCSKHERHARNYDYMEGGDVRIRQLFSRTQWFLTVDDYGNINGTQDPTNCYSKTTVSPIYAGTPPLNRARFC, from the coding sequence ATGCCCAGATGGATGCCACTGCCATGCAACCTGCCTAACTTGCTGTCGGCACTGTACCTTCACATCATCTTCCTGCTGGGCAGCGTGTGTGTGGTCTGCAGCAACTGCACACCCGAGCAGCTAGCCGCCATCATGAACTGCTCCAAGCACGAGCGCCATGCACGGAACTACGACTACATGGAAGGGGGAGATGTACGCATACGACAGCTGTTCAGCCGGACACAGTGGTTCCTTACCGTTGACGACTACGGCAACATCAACGGGACACAAGACCCCACCAACTGTTACAGTAAGACCACTGTTTCCCCTATATATGCCGGCACACCGCCGCTAAATCGTGCCCGCTTCTGTTAA